In one window of Henckelia pumila isolate YLH828 chromosome 1, ASM3356847v2, whole genome shotgun sequence DNA:
- the LOC140890241 gene encoding uncharacterized protein yields the protein MVLSRNPTIRSGEYLEGMLSEYMGGKAKLKAQKGASARLVSVLTCLQFAFAVYATFLLYYMSPAVDLKTKPDFSWATRIARQWKQFIATPHVVSHYEASNSFIQGKVSPSEVCEHESIDFVQKKSNDAVMIKLKRELYQEVLDFQSKNIGTETLSELMAMESKWNLKGSKIPRVTVILNHFKRKTLCAQLDSLLHQTLPFHHVWVLSFGSPNEQSLKMIVDSYNHSRISFISSSYDFKYYGRFQMALQTEADLVYILDDDMIPGQKMLQILSHVAGTEKYKNSVLGSIGRVLPFRQKDFTFPSYRKFRSKEAGLYLPDPAYDITIDRVVQVDFLSSSWFLSAELVKTLFIETPITFMTGEDLHLSYQLQKYRNAGSFVLPVDPKDKETWGDSEHRLAYVSETTVIFKDIVQVRDDQWWKALSMGYVTQWAAMYPQKIDALFYAHSVAEVKALSPLLEKFRTTVGKKAYIVISGGKFCPCEDAAAALNWPKAVCKERRFKIFDLGIGSLSELSNSEVPVLQGVYASMKGVIKIHNPSIVIAVSDIEPNVKKALTMALEANRNGSTLVLLPRSSLSKVLWIADLRSRALTNWNRMRISISIITQNRAASLTRLLKSLTDAFYTGDEVRISFNVDSKVDEATLKLINSFEWPHGPKTLRRRIVQGGLIRAVSESWYPSSDDDFGLLLEDDIEVSPYYYLWIKYTLLAYHYDPQVSLPELSSISLYTPKLVEVVKERPRWNATEFFKHIHPNTPYLHQLPCSWGAVFFPKQWREFYAYMNMRFTEDAKQNPVQIPKSRTNGWQASWKKFLIDMMYLRGYVSLYPNFPNQASFSTNHMEPGAHISAKDNVVRHDKGDFEVPLLTQDFRTLLPNGKLPPASKLPSLSLFNQAVSLKGLKAAGAKLGQDVLECSTTEVVAVNEVTGLPSHCAKF from the exons ATGGTGTTATCCCGGAATCCAACCATCAGAAGTGGAGAGTATCTGGAAGGAATGTTAAGCGAATACATGGGAGGAAAGGCTAAGTTGAAAGCACAAAAAGGTGCCTCAGCTCGGCTTGTCTCAGTCTTAACATGTTTACAGTTTGCCTTTGCAGTTTATGCCACATTTCTTCTGTATTACATGAGTCCCGCAGTAGACTTGAAAACAAAACCAGACTTTTCTTGGGCTACTCGTATAGCACGACAATGGAAACAATTCATTGCCACGCCTCATGTTGTGAGTCATTATGAAGCATCCAACTCGTTTATCCAAGGCAAAGTTAGTCCCTCAGAAGTTTGTGAGCATGAAAGTATAGATTTTGTGCAGAAGAAGTCTAATGATGCGGTGATGATCAAGTTGAAGAGGGAACTTTATCAGGAAGTGTTGGATTTTCAATCCAAAAACATCGGAACCGAGACTCTTTCCGAGTTAATGGCCATGGAATCCAAGTGGAATTTAAAGGGTTCAAAAATCCCCCGGGTcactgtgattttgaatcattTTAAACGAAAAACATTATGCGCGCAGCTCGATTCTTTGCTTCATCAAACACTTCCATTCCATCATGTTTGGGTACTTTCATTCGGTAGTCCTAATGAACAATCTTTGAAAATGATTGTTGATAGCTATAACCACTCAAGAATCAGTTTCATTAGTTCAAGCTATGATTTCAAGTACTATGGGAGATTTCAAATGGCTTTACAGACAGAAGCAGACCTTGTGTATATACTTGATGATGACATGATACCGGGGCAAAAGATGCTGCAGATTTTATCACATGTAGCAGGGACCGAAAAGTACAAGAACTCGGTTCTAGGTAGTATTGGGAGGGTCTTGCCTTTCCGACAGAAGGATTTTACATTTCCGAGCTATAGAAAGTTCCGGTCCAAAGAGGCTGGTCTTTATTTGCCTGATCCTGCGTATGACATCACAATTGACAGAGTTGTTCAGGTTGATTTTCTTTCTAGTTCGTGGTTCCTGTCTGCTGAGCTTGTTAAAACACTTTTCATTGAAACACCAATTACTTTCATGACCGGAGAAGATTTGCATTTGAG CTATCAGCTTCAGAAGTACAGGAATGCTGGTTCATTTGTGCTGCCAGTTGATCCAAAGGACAAAGAAACTTGGGGAGACAGTGAACATCGTCTAGCTTATGTATCGGAAACCACAGTAATTTTCAAAGACATAGTCCAAGTTAGAGATGATCAATGGTGGAAAGCCCTTTCCATGGGTTATGTAACACAATGGGCAGCAATGTATCCTCAAAAGATTGATGCACTTTTCTATGCTCATTCTGTTGCAGAAGTTAAAGCTCTAAGCCCTCTACTCGAAAAGTTCAGAACAACTGTTGGGAAAAAGGCCTATATTGTCATCTCAGGTGGAAAATTCTGCCCTTGCGAAGATGCAGCAGCTGCTTTAAATTGGCCTAAGGCGGTGTGTAAAGAGAGACGGTTCAAAATTTTTGACTTGGGAATCGGTTCTTTATCCGAGCTTTCAAATTCCGAAGTGCCTGTGTTGCAAGGTGTGTATGCTAGCATGAAAGGAGTTATCAAGATTCACAACCCGAGCATAGTGATTGCAGTTTCTGATATCGAACCAAATGTCAAAAAGGCTTTGACGATGGCATTAGAGGCTAACAGAAATGGTTCAACTTTGGTTCTTTTACCAAGATCTTCTTTGTCAAAGGTTCTTTGGATTGCTGATCTTCGCTCTAGGGCGTTAACTA ATTGGAATCGCATGAGGATATCTATAAGCATCATCACTCAGAACCGGGCTGCTTCACTCACGAGACTTCTGAAGTCTCTCACTGATGCATTCTACACAGGAGATGAGGTTCGAATTTCATTCAATGTCGATAGCAAAGTAGATGAGGCAACTCTGAAACTAATAAATTCCTTCGAGTGGCCACATGGGCCAAAAACTCTTCGTAGACGAATCGTACAAGGAGGGCTCATTCGAGCTGTGAGTGAGAGCTGGTATCCATCCTCGGACGATGATTTTGGTCTATTACTCGAGGATGATATTGAAGTCTCTCCATACTATTACTTATGGATCAAATATACCCTTTTGGCATATCACTACGACCCTCAAGTATCTCTACCCGAGCTCTCCTCGATCTCACTCTACACCCCAAAATTAGTAGAAGTGGTGAAAGAACGACCAAGATGGAACGCTACAGAGTTCTTTAAACATATCCACCCAAACACGCCATATCTCCATCAGTTACCCTGCAGTTGGGGTGCAGTTTTCTTCCCAAAGCAATGGAGGGAATTCTATGCATACATGAACATGAGATTCACCGAGGACGCCAAGCAAAATCCGGTCCAAATCCCAAAATCAAGAACAAATGGATGGCAAGCTTCTTGGAAAAAGTTTCTTATTGATATGATGTACTTGAGAGGTTATGTTAGCCTGTACCCCAACTTTCCGAACCAAGCGAGCTTTTCGACCAATCACATGGAACCGGGAGCTCATATCAGTGCAAAAGACAATGTTGTGAGGCATGACAAGGGCGATTTTGAGGTGCCACTATTGACGCAAGACTTCAGGACTTTGTTACCAAATGGGAAATTGCCTCCAGCTTCGAAGTTACCTTCGTTGAGTCTGTTTAATCAGGCTGTGTCTTTGAAAGGTTTGAAAGCTGCCGGAGCAAAGTTGGGACAAGATGTTCTTGAATGCAGTACAACAGAAGTTGTGGCTGTTAATGAAGTAACTGGTCTACCTTCCCACTGTGCAAAATTTTAA